The Nocardioides pantholopis genome window below encodes:
- a CDS encoding helix-turn-helix transcriptional regulator, producing MEFERARPKADDQPTRQRVARSILDHGPSTAAALAERLELTPAAVRRHLDQLVEDGAVEAREPTVRGARGRGRPAKVFALTETGRDRFDQAYDDLAVQALRYLSETGGEDAVREFSRRRVAFIEERFDDVRRAEPSLSPAQVLARVFTAAGYVAGVRELLPINGQSVGEQLCQQHCPVAHVAHEFPQLCEAETEAISRVLGTHVQRLATIAHGDGVCTTCIPGQGASPRPVGQQSTSHTNEKERVTS from the coding sequence GTGGAATTCGAGAGGGCGCGTCCGAAGGCGGACGACCAGCCCACGCGCCAGCGCGTGGCGCGGTCCATCCTCGACCACGGTCCCTCGACCGCGGCGGCCCTCGCCGAGCGGCTCGAGCTCACCCCCGCCGCCGTCCGCCGTCACCTCGACCAGCTGGTCGAGGACGGCGCCGTCGAGGCCCGCGAGCCCACCGTCCGCGGTGCCCGCGGCCGCGGCCGGCCGGCCAAGGTCTTCGCGCTGACCGAGACCGGGAGGGACCGCTTCGACCAGGCCTACGACGACCTGGCCGTGCAGGCGCTGCGGTACCTGTCCGAGACGGGTGGCGAGGACGCCGTGCGGGAATTCTCCCGCCGCCGGGTGGCGTTCATCGAGGAGAGGTTCGACGACGTCCGCCGTGCGGAGCCGTCGCTGAGCCCCGCGCAGGTGCTGGCCCGCGTCTTCACCGCCGCCGGGTACGTCGCCGGCGTCCGTGAGCTGCTGCCCATCAACGGGCAGAGCGTGGGGGAGCAGCTGTGCCAGCAGCACTGCCCGGTCGCCCACGTGGCCCACGAGTTCCCCCAGCTGTGCGAGGCCGAGACCGAGGCGATCAGCCGCGTCCTCGGCACCCACGTCCAGCGACTGGCCACGATCGCCCACGGCGACGGGGTCTGCACCACCTGCATCCCGGGTCAGGGCGCGAGCCCTCGGCCCGTCGGCCAGCAGTCCACCAGCCATACGAACGAGAAGGAGCGGGTCACCTCATGA
- a CDS encoding SufB/SufD family protein encodes MPRSTTWSGAGRSSGSAPTPTSPSCCCTPARRATSAIQSFLVGDGANVNILSVQDWDDDAVHLGRDSIRVGRDASVKHTAISFGGDVVRMHANVEYAGPGGSAELLGLYFADAGQHLEHRLFVDHNAPKTKSNVLYKGALQGNGAHTVWIGNVLIRKVAEGIETYEENRNLVLTEGGQADSVPNLEIETGEIEGAGHASATARFDDEQLFYLRSRGVSEKEARRLVVHGFFNDLIRRVGVPSIEEHLLQTVEAELAKNVLREDPPVGELA; translated from the coding sequence GTGCCTCGGTCGACGACCTGGTCTGGGGCCGGCAGGTCTTCCGGATCGGCGCCCACGCCGACGTCACCATCGTGCTGCTGCACACCGGCTCGGCGCGCTACCAGCGCCATCCAGTCGTTCCTGGTCGGCGACGGCGCCAACGTCAACATCCTGTCGGTCCAGGACTGGGACGACGACGCGGTGCACCTGGGCCGCGACTCGATCCGGGTGGGCCGCGACGCCAGCGTCAAGCACACCGCGATCTCCTTCGGCGGCGACGTCGTGCGCATGCACGCCAACGTCGAGTACGCCGGCCCCGGCGGGTCGGCCGAGCTGCTGGGTCTGTACTTCGCCGATGCCGGCCAGCACCTCGAGCACCGGCTCTTCGTCGACCACAACGCGCCGAAGACCAAGAGCAACGTGCTCTACAAGGGCGCGCTGCAGGGCAACGGCGCCCACACCGTGTGGATCGGGAACGTGCTGATCCGCAAGGTCGCCGAGGGCATCGAGACCTACGAGGAGAACCGCAACCTGGTGCTCACCGAGGGCGGTCAGGCCGACTCGGTGCCGAACCTGGAGATCGAGACCGGCGAGATCGAGGGTGCCGGGCACGCCTCGGCCACCGCCCGGTTCGACGACGAGCAGCTGTTCTACCTGCGCTCGCGCGGGGTCTCGGAGAAGGAGGCCCGGCGCCTGGTGGTGCACGGGTTCTTCAACGACCTGATCCGTCGCGTCGGGGTGCCCTCGATCGAGGAGCACCTGCTCCAGACGGTCGAGGCCGAGCTCGCCAAGAACGTGCTGCGCGAGGACCCGCCCGTCGGGGAGCTCGCCTGA
- a CDS encoding non-heme iron oxygenase ferredoxin subunit, whose amino-acid sequence MSFERACGLAEVPDDEGFAVTVGGIDVAIARDGDEAFAVQDLCTHAAVPLSEGEVADCQIECWLHGSRFDLRTGKPTGPPAVDPVATFPVEIRAEDDGPAVYVDVTTTLNGVQPD is encoded by the coding sequence ATGTCCTTCGAGCGCGCCTGCGGGCTGGCCGAGGTGCCGGACGACGAGGGCTTCGCGGTCACCGTCGGCGGCATCGACGTGGCCATCGCGCGCGACGGTGACGAGGCGTTCGCGGTGCAGGACCTGTGCACCCACGCCGCGGTCCCGCTCAGCGAGGGCGAGGTCGCCGACTGCCAGATCGAGTGCTGGCTGCACGGCTCCCGCTTCGACCTGCGCACCGGCAAGCCGACGGGCCCGCCCGCGGTCGACCCGGTCGCCACCTTCCCGGTGGAGATCCGCGCCGAGGACGACGGCCCCGCCGTGTACGTCGACGTCACCACGACTCTGAACGGCGTGCAGCCGGACTGA
- the sufB gene encoding Fe-S cluster assembly protein SufB has protein sequence MTSIEELNPELKGIGRYEFGWADPDTAGATAKRGLNEDVVRDISAKKSEPQWMLDLRLKGLKLFHRKPMPTWGSDLGGIDFDNIKYFVRSSEKQAATWDDLPADIKNTYDKLGIPEAEKQRLVSGVAAQYESEVVYHSIREDLEAQGVLFLDTDTALKEHPELFQEYFGTVIPVGDNKFAALNTSVWSGGSFIYVPKGVHVDIPLQAYFRINTENMGQFERTLIIADEDSYVHYVEGCTAPIYSSDSLHSAVVEIIVKKGARVRYTTIQNWSNNVYNLVTKRAVCEAGATMEWVDGNIGSKVTMKYPAVYLMGEHAKGETLSIAFAGEGQHQDAGAKMVHAAPHTSSSILSKSVARGGGRTSYRGLIQVNEGAHGSKSNVLCDALLVDQISRSDTYPYVDIREDDVSMGHEASVSKVSDDQLFYLMSRGMEEDEAMAMIVRGFVEPIAKELPMEYALELNRLIELQMEGAVG, from the coding sequence ATGACCTCCATCGAAGAACTCAACCCCGAGCTCAAGGGGATCGGGCGCTACGAGTTCGGCTGGGCCGACCCGGACACCGCCGGCGCCACCGCGAAGCGCGGCCTCAACGAGGACGTCGTCCGCGACATCTCCGCGAAGAAGTCCGAGCCGCAGTGGATGCTCGACCTGCGCCTGAAGGGCCTCAAGCTCTTCCACCGCAAGCCGATGCCGACCTGGGGCTCCGACCTCGGCGGGATCGACTTCGACAACATCAAGTACTTCGTGCGCTCCTCGGAGAAGCAGGCGGCCACCTGGGACGACCTGCCCGCCGACATCAAGAACACCTACGACAAGCTCGGCATCCCCGAGGCGGAGAAGCAGCGCCTGGTCTCCGGCGTCGCGGCCCAGTACGAGTCCGAGGTCGTCTACCACTCGATCCGCGAGGACCTCGAGGCCCAGGGCGTGCTGTTCCTCGACACCGACACCGCGCTCAAGGAGCACCCGGAGCTCTTCCAGGAGTACTTCGGCACGGTGATCCCGGTCGGCGACAACAAGTTCGCCGCGCTGAACACCTCGGTCTGGTCGGGCGGCTCCTTCATCTACGTGCCCAAGGGCGTCCACGTCGACATCCCGCTGCAGGCCTACTTCCGGATCAACACCGAGAACATGGGCCAGTTCGAGCGGACGCTGATCATCGCCGACGAGGACTCCTACGTGCACTACGTCGAGGGCTGCACGGCGCCGATCTACTCCAGCGACTCGCTGCACTCCGCGGTCGTCGAGATCATCGTGAAGAAGGGCGCCCGGGTGCGCTACACGACGATCCAGAACTGGTCGAACAACGTCTACAACCTCGTCACCAAGCGCGCGGTCTGCGAGGCCGGCGCGACCATGGAGTGGGTCGACGGCAACATCGGCTCCAAGGTGACGATGAAGTACCCGGCCGTCTACCTGATGGGCGAGCACGCCAAGGGCGAGACGCTCTCGATCGCGTTCGCCGGGGAGGGCCAGCACCAGGACGCCGGCGCCAAGATGGTGCACGCCGCGCCGCACACCTCCAGCTCGATCCTGAGCAAGTCCGTCGCCCGCGGCGGTGGCCGGACGTCGTACCGCGGCCTGATCCAGGTCAACGAGGGCGCCCACGGCTCGAAGTCCAACGTGCTGTGCGACGCGCTCCTGGTCGACCAGATCAGCCGCTCCGACACCTACCCGTACGTCGACATCCGCGAGGACGACGTGTCGATGGGCCACGAGGCGAGCGTCTCGAAGGTCTCCGACGACCAGCTCTTCTACCTGATGTCGCGGGGCATGGAGGAGGACGAGGCCATGGCGATGATCGTGCGCGGCTTCGTCGAGCCGATCGCCAAGGAGCTGCCGATGGAGTACGCCCTCGAGCTCAACCGCCTCATCGAGCTGCAGATGGAGGGCGCGGTCGGCTGA